A genome region from Labilibaculum antarcticum includes the following:
- a CDS encoding NADP-dependent malic enzyme, whose amino-acid sequence MSKKSMTDALKYHSEGRPGKIEVVPTKPYRTQRDLGLAYSPGVAEPCLEIEKDPEKAYKYTAKGNLVAVISNGTAVLGLGNIGALAGKPVMEGKGLLFKIFADIDVFDIEVDATDIDKFVETVKAIAPTFGGINLEDIKAPECFEIEQRLKEELDIPVMHDDQHGTAIITSAGLLNALEISNKKIEDVSVVVNGAGAAAVSCTKLYIALGVKPENVVMCDSRGVINSKRTNLNKQKKQFITNRDIDTLEQAIVDADVFLGLSVAGILSTEMVKTMAENPIVFALANPNPEIGYDDAISAKEGVIMATGRSDYPNQINNVLGFPYIFRGALDVRASAINEEMKIASVHAIAKLAKEYVPESVHSAYNESNIVFGRNYIIPKALDPRLLSSVAVAVAKAAIDSGVARKIITDWDAYAEELRQRLGSENQLIRTIFDKAKSNPKRVVFAEGNNLNVLKAAQIVLHEGIAKPIILGNPENIKRIVSENELDLNGAEIIDIRSQSEDGKRNHYANVLCEKRGRKGLTHKEAVEKMFDRNYFGAMMVENGDADAFISGYATRYFEALKIASKVIGIEEGMKTLVGMNIIMTKKGPLFFADTTVNAEPTADSLVDTTLSTARALKTFNIEPVMAMVSYSNFGSVRKGSPVKVNQAITKLHNNHPELLVDGEMQLNFALDKKLRDETFGFTKIKGKNVNTIIFPNLSSGNIAYKLMQDLNGYENIGPILLGTAKPFHIIPMGCSVREIINMTAFAVVDAQS is encoded by the coding sequence ATGTCCAAAAAAAGTATGACCGATGCATTAAAGTACCACTCAGAAGGCCGTCCAGGTAAAATAGAAGTAGTACCAACAAAACCTTACAGAACTCAACGTGATTTAGGCTTGGCTTACAGTCCGGGAGTCGCAGAGCCATGCTTGGAAATTGAGAAAGATCCTGAAAAAGCTTACAAATACACTGCTAAAGGAAATCTGGTTGCAGTTATTTCAAATGGAACAGCAGTTTTAGGCTTAGGAAATATTGGTGCTCTTGCAGGTAAACCAGTGATGGAAGGAAAAGGGTTACTTTTCAAAATATTTGCCGACATCGACGTATTCGATATCGAAGTAGATGCGACTGATATAGATAAATTTGTTGAGACAGTTAAAGCAATTGCTCCAACTTTTGGAGGAATAAACTTGGAAGATATCAAGGCTCCTGAATGCTTCGAAATAGAACAACGCTTAAAAGAAGAGTTGGATATTCCGGTTATGCATGATGATCAGCATGGAACAGCGATCATTACATCCGCAGGCTTGCTCAATGCACTGGAAATCAGCAATAAAAAAATCGAAGATGTTTCGGTTGTTGTAAATGGAGCTGGAGCTGCCGCAGTATCCTGCACCAAACTTTATATTGCATTAGGGGTTAAACCCGAAAATGTGGTGATGTGTGATAGTCGGGGTGTAATCAATAGTAAAAGAACAAATTTAAATAAACAGAAAAAGCAATTCATCACAAATCGTGATATTGATACTTTGGAACAAGCTATTGTTGATGCAGATGTGTTCTTAGGATTATCAGTAGCAGGTATTCTAAGTACCGAAATGGTTAAAACCATGGCTGAGAATCCGATTGTATTCGCATTAGCAAATCCTAATCCTGAAATTGGCTACGACGATGCTATATCAGCAAAAGAAGGTGTTATTATGGCTACTGGTCGCTCTGATTATCCCAACCAGATTAACAATGTCTTAGGATTTCCATACATTTTTAGAGGGGCTTTAGATGTTCGAGCAAGCGCAATTAACGAAGAGATGAAAATTGCTTCGGTTCATGCCATCGCAAAATTAGCAAAAGAATATGTTCCGGAATCTGTGCACTCAGCTTATAATGAATCTAATATCGTATTTGGCCGCAATTATATTATTCCTAAAGCTCTGGATCCACGTTTGCTCTCAAGCGTAGCGGTGGCTGTTGCTAAAGCTGCTATTGATTCGGGTGTGGCACGAAAAATCATAACCGATTGGGATGCTTACGCTGAAGAATTAAGACAGCGATTAGGATCAGAAAATCAATTAATTAGAACTATTTTCGACAAAGCTAAAAGTAATCCAAAACGTGTCGTTTTTGCTGAAGGAAATAACTTAAATGTATTAAAAGCAGCTCAAATTGTTCTTCATGAGGGAATTGCAAAACCAATTATATTAGGTAATCCTGAAAATATTAAAAGAATAGTTTCAGAAAACGAATTGGATCTCAATGGTGCTGAAATTATAGATATTCGTTCTCAATCGGAAGACGGAAAAAGAAATCATTATGCCAATGTTTTGTGTGAAAAAAGAGGTCGTAAAGGATTAACTCATAAAGAGGCTGTTGAAAAAATGTTCGATCGTAATTATTTTGGAGCAATGATGGTTGAAAATGGTGATGCAGATGCCTTTATATCAGGATATGCAACACGCTATTTTGAAGCCTTAAAAATTGCGAGCAAAGTAATTGGTATTGAGGAAGGAATGAAAACTTTAGTTGGCATGAATATCATTATGACCAAAAAAGGGCCCCTTTTCTTTGCTGATACTACAGTTAATGCCGAGCCAACAGCAGATTCATTAGTTGATACAACATTAAGTACTGCGCGTGCCTTAAAAACCTTTAACATTGAGCCCGTAATGGCTATGGTGTCGTACTCTAATTTTGGATCAGTGAGAAAGGGTAGTCCGGTGAAAGTAAATCAAGCCATCACTAAATTACACAATAATCATCCTGAATTACTTGTAGATGGTGAAATGCAGTTAAATTTTGCTCTCGATAAAAAATTAAGAGATGAAACTTTTGGTTTTACAAAAATTAAAGGGAAAAATGTTAATACTATTATTTTCCCAAATCTTAGTTCTGGAAATATTGCCTATAAATTAATGCAGGATTTAAATGGCTATGAAAATATTGGTCCGATTTTATTAGGAACAGCAAAGCCATTTCATATTATACCCATGGGATGTTCTGTTCGTGAAATCATAAATATGACAGCATTTGCTGTCGTTGACGCACAATCATAA
- a CDS encoding tetratricopeptide repeat protein — translation MKKIILILAVCLSAVGVFAQSAAQFKNEGNDALKSKNYKAALASYEKFLGAEDTVEDPALIFNSAYCAIKVKDYAKAEKYFGMAAEKNYKASTAYKYKAIAQKNQKKFDDMVATLNAGIAACPTKNSKLISTLAKHYLLEGQKAQKANNFEVAEDLYKKAGNVKSKLQVDALFSLGTLYYNKGAKIMQAATPTANTEPENYKSESAKAKSFFQKAIVELNKAKVIAPTRKDVASTIASIKGLL, via the coding sequence ATGAAAAAAATTATTCTGATTCTTGCAGTTTGTTTAAGTGCTGTTGGCGTGTTTGCTCAATCGGCAGCACAATTTAAAAATGAAGGAAATGATGCTTTGAAATCAAAAAATTATAAAGCAGCTCTTGCAAGTTATGAGAAATTTTTAGGGGCAGAAGATACTGTTGAAGATCCAGCATTAATTTTCAATTCCGCATATTGTGCAATAAAGGTAAAAGACTATGCCAAAGCTGAAAAATATTTTGGCATGGCAGCTGAGAAAAATTACAAAGCTTCTACTGCTTACAAATACAAAGCTATTGCTCAAAAAAATCAAAAGAAATTTGATGATATGGTGGCTACTTTAAATGCTGGAATTGCTGCTTGTCCAACAAAAAACTCAAAATTAATCTCTACACTTGCAAAGCATTACTTACTTGAAGGGCAAAAAGCTCAAAAAGCAAATAATTTTGAAGTTGCTGAAGATTTGTACAAAAAAGCTGGCAACGTTAAATCAAAATTACAAGTTGACGCATTATTTAGTTTAGGTACTTTGTACTATAACAAAGGAGCTAAAATTATGCAGGCTGCAACTCCAACTGCAAATACTGAGCCTGAAAATTACAAATCAGAATCGGCGAAAGCCAAGTCTTTTTTTCAAAAAGCAATTGTTGAACTAAACAAAGCTAAAGTAATTGCTCCAACTAGAAAAGATGTTGCTTCTACTATTGCATCAATAAAAGGATTATTATAG
- a CDS encoding glucosaminidase domain-containing protein — MRKTDSIFLLPLFETYNCDQIPELKIRLKPHAASIVLGQAALESGWGSSRFFKEGNNVFGIWSYNAGEDRIQAFVGRDSTNIYVRSYSSIEESVNDYFQTIARVNAYKEFRQERLTIEKPLELIPFLNRYSELGEIYTDKLKQLIETNDLTKYDSYVIKNEYFVEE, encoded by the coding sequence ATGAGAAAAACTGATAGTATTTTTCTTTTACCTTTGTTTGAAACCTATAATTGTGATCAGATTCCTGAATTGAAAATAAGATTGAAGCCACATGCAGCCAGCATTGTTTTAGGGCAAGCAGCATTGGAGTCCGGTTGGGGATCATCGCGATTTTTCAAAGAAGGAAATAATGTTTTTGGCATATGGTCTTATAATGCAGGAGAAGATAGAATACAGGCTTTTGTTGGACGAGATTCCACGAATATCTATGTTCGAAGTTATTCTTCTATAGAAGAATCGGTTAATGATTACTTTCAAACCATTGCTAGAGTGAATGCGTATAAGGAATTTAGGCAAGAACGATTGACAATAGAGAAACCTCTTGAACTCATTCCTTTTTTGAACAGGTATTCTGAGTTAGGTGAAATATATACAGATAAGCTGAAGCAACTAATTGAAACTAATGACTTAACAAAATATGATTCTTACGTAATTAAAAATGAATATTTTGTGGAAGAATAA
- the cobC gene encoding alpha-ribazole phosphatase, with the protein MEIYLIRHTKVNIEPGICYGQKDVDLALTYSEELEAVKEKLKDIDFDLIISSPLTRAKKLANDIFGDQVLEDKRLMELNFGDWEGKVWDEIKDPLFQAWMEDFVNKKCSNGESFVMLRDRVLEFWNEIKSKDCKKIAIFTHGGVIRTIKAIEQNVKLEDSFNEPTTDFGEITILSTPK; encoded by the coding sequence ATGGAAATATATTTAATCAGACACACAAAAGTAAATATTGAACCAGGTATTTGCTATGGCCAAAAAGATGTTGATTTAGCTTTAACTTATTCTGAAGAATTGGAAGCAGTAAAAGAAAAATTAAAAGATATTGATTTTGACTTGATCATTTCAAGTCCCTTAACCAGAGCTAAAAAGTTGGCAAATGATATTTTTGGCGATCAGGTATTGGAGGACAAGCGATTAATGGAATTAAACTTTGGTGATTGGGAAGGTAAAGTTTGGGACGAAATTAAAGATCCGTTATTCCAGGCCTGGATGGAAGATTTTGTAAATAAAAAATGTTCCAATGGAGAATCATTTGTTATGCTTCGCGATCGGGTTTTAGAATTTTGGAACGAAATAAAATCAAAAGATTGTAAGAAGATTGCAATTTTCACACATGGAGGTGTAATTCGTACGATTAAGGCAATTGAGCAAAACGTTAAACTGGAAGACTCTTTCAATGAACCGACTACTGATTTTGGGGAGATTACCATTCTATCAACGCCAAAGTAA
- a CDS encoding adenosylcobinamide-GDP ribazoletransferase: protein MRKEIEIFFTGLSFFTRVPFPKWTRFKEEYQYEAIKYFPISGAIIGGLTGLVFYLANMFFPFNLAVMLSMGFTVLFTGALHEDGFMDFCDGFGGGWTRDRILEIMKDSLIGAFGVTGIVFLVMTKFFCQYSISATHLPLILIAAHSVSRMFAATLVNTHQYARTENSKAKDYSQKLSTKNLIFTIITGVLPLALLGNIKFFLILIPVYLSKILLGRYFNKWIGGFTGDCIGATQQVCEIVFYLSYMVIINQIL from the coding sequence ATGAGAAAAGAAATCGAGATATTTTTTACAGGACTGTCCTTTTTTACAAGAGTTCCATTTCCAAAATGGACACGATTTAAAGAGGAATATCAGTACGAGGCCATAAAATATTTTCCCATTTCGGGAGCAATTATTGGAGGATTAACAGGTTTGGTGTTTTATCTTGCCAATATGTTTTTTCCATTCAATCTGGCAGTAATGCTAAGCATGGGATTCACTGTTTTGTTTACCGGTGCATTGCACGAAGATGGATTCATGGATTTTTGTGATGGCTTTGGTGGAGGTTGGACACGCGACCGAATCCTGGAAATAATGAAGGATTCCTTAATTGGAGCTTTTGGAGTAACAGGAATTGTTTTTTTGGTGATGACGAAGTTCTTTTGCCAATATTCAATTTCGGCAACTCATTTGCCTTTGATTTTAATCGCGGCACACTCAGTTTCAAGAATGTTTGCAGCTACTTTGGTAAATACGCACCAATATGCCCGAACCGAAAATTCAAAAGCAAAAGATTACTCACAAAAACTATCAACAAAAAATCTAATTTTCACAATTATTACAGGAGTTTTGCCTTTAGCATTATTAGGAAATATAAAGTTTTTCCTGATTCTTATTCCTGTTTATTTGAGTAAAATTTTATTAGGAAGATATTTTAATAAATGGATAGGCGGTTTTACTGGCGATTGCATTGGTGCAACTCAGCAAGTTTGCGAAATCGTATTTTATTTGTCCTATATGGTAATTATCAATCAAATTTTATAA
- the cobT gene encoding nicotinate-nucleotide--dimethylbenzimidazole phosphoribosyltransferase codes for MNFNINKPNNELTEQLQHKIDFKTKPIGSLGILEQLAVKIGCIQNTLTPELKQPTIMVFAADHGIALDGVSPYPQEVTWQMVANFINGGAAINVFGRQNGIDIRIIDAGVNFDFDKSSGVINAKVDYGTKSYLNESAMTAKQFETAIKRGADLCDKMHREGSNIIGFGEMGIGNTSSGAILLHVLAGVDLKECVGRGTGWDDEGLKKKYEILKKAVDNYKGHNTVENILTHFGGFEIVMIVGAMMKAAELKMVIMVDGFIISSALLAASKMNANVLEYCIFTHKSNETGHKHMLKHLNAEPILDLGMRLGEGTGAAVAYPIIESAVNFLNQMASFEDAGVSNSDQITEA; via the coding sequence ATGAATTTCAATATAAATAAACCCAATAACGAGCTAACAGAACAACTTCAACATAAAATTGATTTCAAAACCAAACCGATTGGATCTTTAGGTATTTTGGAACAATTAGCTGTGAAAATAGGATGTATTCAAAACACTTTAACACCTGAGTTAAAACAACCAACCATTATGGTCTTTGCGGCAGATCATGGAATAGCTCTTGATGGCGTAAGTCCTTATCCGCAAGAAGTTACCTGGCAAATGGTTGCCAATTTTATTAATGGAGGTGCTGCAATTAACGTATTTGGTCGTCAGAACGGAATAGACATTCGGATAATTGATGCCGGTGTTAATTTTGATTTTGACAAAAGCTCCGGAGTAATTAACGCTAAAGTTGATTACGGAACAAAAAGCTATTTGAATGAATCTGCAATGACAGCCAAACAATTTGAAACAGCGATTAAGCGTGGTGCAGATCTTTGCGATAAAATGCATCGGGAAGGATCGAATATTATTGGTTTTGGAGAAATGGGAATTGGAAATACTTCGTCGGGAGCTATTTTATTGCATGTTTTAGCTGGAGTCGATTTAAAAGAATGCGTTGGCCGTGGCACCGGATGGGATGATGAAGGTTTGAAAAAGAAATATGAAATACTGAAAAAGGCCGTTGATAATTACAAAGGACATAATACTGTTGAGAACATTCTAACACATTTTGGAGGATTCGAAATTGTAATGATTGTTGGAGCAATGATGAAAGCTGCTGAATTAAAAATGGTAATTATGGTTGATGGGTTTATCATTAGCTCAGCACTTTTAGCCGCATCAAAAATGAATGCTAACGTTCTGGAGTATTGTATATTTACACACAAATCGAATGAAACTGGTCACAAACATATGCTTAAGCATTTAAATGCCGAACCAATTCTCGATTTAGGAATGCGACTTGGTGAGGGTACGGGAGCTGCAGTGGCATATCCAATTATTGAATCTGCGGTAAATTTCTTGAATCAAATGGCCAGCTTCGAGGATGCTGGTGTTAGCAATAGCGATCAAATTACAGAAGCCTAA
- the cobT gene encoding nicotinate-nucleotide--dimethylbenzimidazole phosphoribosyltransferase has translation MQKFDIESLSTELDDRILNKINGKTKPIGSLGVLEKIAFQIGKIQNSLSPEIVNPTVVVFAGDHGIADDGVSFYPKSVSYQMLYNYMQGGAAINVFSRQHGIDFKVVDAGIDHDFDPSLNIINKKIAYGTKNYRFEPAMSKDQCLEGFKRGADVIEEIHKEGCNFIAFGEKGIGNTSSAALILSLLADITLDECVGRGTGLDSKGVKSKFNLLNEALSKYDGSKDPIDVLTQFGGFEVVMIAGAMLKAAELRMTMLIDGFIITSALLAASKINSKVLEYCLFAHKSNEKAHIKMLNHLNAEPILDIGMRLGEGTGAVVCYPIVKSAVQFINEMASFKEAGVSESEEVETIS, from the coding sequence ATGCAAAAATTTGATATAGAAAGCTTATCTACAGAACTAGATGATAGGATATTGAACAAAATTAATGGAAAAACAAAACCTATTGGTTCATTGGGAGTACTCGAGAAAATTGCATTTCAAATAGGGAAAATACAGAACAGTTTATCTCCAGAAATTGTAAACCCCACTGTCGTGGTATTTGCAGGAGATCATGGGATTGCTGACGATGGCGTTAGTTTTTATCCTAAATCTGTGAGTTACCAAATGCTATACAATTATATGCAGGGAGGTGCCGCAATAAATGTTTTTTCACGCCAGCACGGGATTGATTTTAAAGTTGTTGATGCAGGTATCGATCATGATTTTGATCCATCATTAAATATCATTAATAAAAAAATAGCTTACGGCACAAAGAATTACAGATTTGAACCGGCAATGTCAAAAGATCAATGTCTGGAAGGATTTAAGCGTGGCGCTGATGTAATTGAAGAAATTCATAAAGAAGGATGTAACTTTATTGCTTTTGGAGAAAAAGGAATCGGAAACACATCTTCGGCAGCTTTAATTTTAAGTCTTTTAGCTGATATTACTTTAGACGAATGTGTGGGAAGAGGCACAGGACTCGACAGCAAGGGAGTAAAATCTAAATTTAACTTGCTAAATGAAGCCTTATCCAAATACGATGGAAGTAAAGATCCAATTGACGTACTGACTCAGTTTGGTGGTTTTGAAGTGGTTATGATTGCCGGTGCAATGCTGAAAGCTGCAGAATTAAGAATGACAATGTTGATTGATGGCTTTATTATTACTTCAGCATTGCTCGCTGCATCAAAAATAAATTCTAAAGTGTTGGAATATTGTTTGTTTGCACATAAATCAAATGAAAAAGCACACATAAAAATGCTAAACCACCTAAATGCAGAACCAATATTGGATATCGGTATGCGATTGGGCGAAGGAACAGGTGCGGTGGTTTGTTATCCAATTGTGAAAAGTGCCGTACAGTTTATAAATGAAATGGCTTCATTTAAGGAAGCTGGTGTAAGCGAATCAGAAGAAGTAGAAACAATCAGCTAA
- a CDS encoding BPL-N domain-containing protein, producing the protein MTKSLTFIFSALIILITISSCKRVEKKTISNKIKVGVFDKNGDSPWCITDAIEALKIDPAIDCEVIRASQIMSGELDQFDAIIFPGGSGRGETQSLGETGMEKVVQLVKEKGISVIGICAGAYIMTETPNYPSLNLTGFEAIDIEHDNRGHGLVKFSLTEKGLEIFPELKDQKISLCQYYEGPVLVSTKNSVGIELASMLSDVHTVEGSPANMTNNKPFIVVAQVGKGKVASFVGHPECTPGMRWMLARIVRWATNNEMIKYSESVVRPNFFTEEIIYTKEVKDLQEKYYQMLSGSKDDKLIAIDKVIELACWSSKKWIPGMLRDKDAMVRVKASWALIQLERTDAIPDLEAAAMTETDNNIKIELEKNLKALRGILGSNS; encoded by the coding sequence ATGACTAAATCGCTCACCTTCATTTTTTCAGCACTTATTATTCTCATTACTATTTCATCTTGTAAAAGGGTAGAAAAAAAGACCATCTCAAATAAAATTAAAGTTGGTGTTTTCGATAAAAACGGCGACAGTCCCTGGTGTATTACCGATGCTATTGAGGCACTAAAAATTGACCCGGCCATTGATTGTGAAGTGATACGTGCAAGTCAAATTATGTCTGGTGAACTAGATCAATTTGATGCTATTATATTTCCAGGTGGAAGTGGCAGAGGTGAAACTCAAAGTTTAGGTGAAACGGGGATGGAAAAGGTTGTTCAACTGGTAAAAGAAAAAGGAATTTCTGTTATTGGAATTTGTGCAGGAGCATACATTATGACCGAAACTCCAAACTATCCAAGTCTTAACCTTACTGGTTTTGAGGCGATTGATATTGAGCATGATAATCGAGGTCATGGTTTGGTGAAATTTTCATTAACTGAGAAAGGATTGGAAATTTTCCCTGAACTAAAAGATCAAAAAATTTCATTGTGCCAATATTACGAAGGCCCTGTTTTGGTTTCCACTAAAAATAGTGTGGGAATTGAATTGGCAAGTATGCTTTCTGATGTTCATACAGTTGAAGGAAGTCCTGCAAACATGACCAACAACAAACCATTTATAGTTGTAGCTCAAGTAGGTAAAGGGAAAGTCGCTTCTTTTGTTGGGCATCCGGAATGTACTCCTGGTATGAGATGGATGTTAGCTCGAATTGTTCGTTGGGCGACAAATAATGAAATGATCAAATATTCAGAAAGTGTTGTTCGACCAAATTTCTTTACTGAAGAGATAATCTATACAAAAGAAGTTAAAGATCTTCAAGAAAAATATTACCAAATGCTATCCGGATCAAAGGATGACAAATTAATAGCAATTGATAAAGTGATTGAATTGGCTTGTTGGTCTTCGAAAAAATGGATTCCTGGTATGCTTCGCGATAAGGATGCTATGGTGAGAGTGAAAGCTTCTTGGGCATTGATTCAACTGGAGCGAACAGACGCCATTCCTGATTTGGAAGCAGCTGCTATGACTGAGACGGATAACAATATCAAAATTGAATTGGAAAAAAACTTGAAAGCACTAAGAGGTATTTTGGGCTCAAATAGCTAG
- the cobU gene encoding bifunctional adenosylcobinamide kinase/adenosylcobinamide-phosphate guanylyltransferase, translated as MIHLITGGQRCGKSEYAEQLALEQSTNPVYLATSRIWDDGHRARIEAHKARRGEQWESIEEEKELSSLDFEGRLVLLDCITLWLTNIFFDNGEQDEKSLEEAKAELDKSLSQDCDWIIVSNEVGLGGHPGNEVAMRFNDLQGRINQYIAKKADRVTLIISGLPLEIKNTQA; from the coding sequence ATGATTCATCTTATTACAGGCGGTCAACGTTGTGGAAAAAGCGAATACGCAGAACAATTGGCCCTTGAACAATCAACAAATCCTGTTTATCTGGCAACTTCTCGTATTTGGGACGATGGACATCGTGCCCGTATTGAGGCTCATAAGGCCCGTCGTGGTGAACAATGGGAAAGCATTGAAGAGGAAAAAGAGCTGAGTTCTCTCGATTTCGAGGGACGATTGGTTTTACTTGATTGCATAACCCTCTGGCTGACAAATATTTTCTTTGACAATGGTGAGCAGGATGAGAAGAGTCTGGAAGAAGCTAAAGCTGAACTGGATAAGAGCCTCTCTCAGGATTGTGATTGGATTATTGTCAGCAATGAAGTGGGCTTAGGTGGCCATCCGGGCAATGAAGTGGCGATGAGATTCAACGATTTACAGGGTAGAATCAATCAATATATTGCAAAAAAAGCGGACCGTGTAACCTTAATTATATCTGGTTTACCACTTGAAATAAAAAACACACAAGCATAA
- the cbiB gene encoding adenosylcobinamide-phosphate synthase CbiB: MEQIELIILPLIIGYILDLILGDPRNFPHPIVGFGNMISLGTEKLNHGKHRLLKGAFMSLSLILLIYSSFYFLSLLLLGWEKWAFILFTSVFVFYGLANRSLLQEGYEVFKELEEKGLEAGRKRLSWIVGRDTKGLSEQEIRLAVFETLSENLSDGVVAPLFFYAVGGLPAMMAYKMINTLDSMIGYKNEKYLYFGRVAARIDDAVNFIPARITAFLMVLVSLSYRGFIFIFRYGRSHISPNSGYPESALAGILNCRFGGAHDYGGKMVEKPYIGELDRKIENSEIKRLAYINHAVCLATIVLILAFYLGINLLVK, from the coding sequence ATGGAGCAAATCGAACTCATAATACTACCCCTAATTATAGGGTACATTTTGGATCTCATATTAGGAGATCCCCGTAATTTTCCACATCCCATCGTGGGTTTTGGCAATATGATCAGTTTGGGAACTGAAAAGCTCAATCATGGGAAGCATCGCTTACTAAAGGGTGCTTTTATGAGCCTGAGTTTAATTCTACTGATCTATTCATCTTTTTACTTTCTTTCCTTGTTGCTATTAGGCTGGGAGAAATGGGCTTTCATCTTATTCACCTCTGTTTTTGTGTTTTATGGCTTGGCTAATCGTAGTCTTTTGCAGGAAGGCTACGAGGTTTTTAAAGAGCTGGAAGAGAAAGGTCTGGAGGCAGGACGTAAACGCTTGTCGTGGATTGTTGGTCGTGACACCAAGGGTCTTAGCGAACAAGAGATTCGCCTGGCTGTATTCGAAACCCTGTCTGAAAACCTTTCGGATGGTGTGGTGGCACCTCTCTTTTTTTATGCCGTGGGTGGCTTACCAGCCATGATGGCCTATAAAATGATCAACACGTTGGACTCCATGATTGGTTATAAAAACGAGAAATACCTGTACTTTGGTCGGGTTGCGGCACGAATTGATGATGCGGTTAACTTTATTCCTGCTCGTATCACCGCCTTCCTGATGGTGCTTGTGAGCCTGAGTTACAGGGGTTTTATATTCATATTCCGCTATGGACGTTCGCATATCAGCCCCAATTCGGGTTATCCTGAATCGGCCTTGGCTGGTATATTGAATTGCCGATTTGGTGGTGCACACGATTATGGCGGCAAGATGGTTGAGAAACCTTATATTGGTGAGTTGGATCGAAAGATTGAAAATTCGGAGATCAAGCGCCTTGCCTACATCAATCATGCGGTTTGTTTGGCGACGATTGTACTGATTTTAGCTTTTTATCTGGGCATCAATCTGCTAGTCAAATAG
- a CDS encoding pyridoxal phosphate-dependent aminotransferase, producing the protein MLHGHGDDAYLYTQPIKANFSTNIWYGGRSEALKTFIQASWDKIHAYPEPAAESLCDLIAQDLDIGTDQVLACNGATEAFYLIAQAFHSKTSTIMIPTFAEYEDACNVNRHQLKFHNWADLKGTTLFSEGLVWLCNPNNPDGRVVEKAFLKSLLKNNIKSTFVVDEAYIDFTDAISSAIDLIDKHPNLILVKSLTKNFSIPGLRLGYLIANRAMVQNIRFFKPPWTVNSIAIEAGKYILQRKESFLPPVKQYKSDQKEFSEKLAQIPGLKIWSSKTSYFLIELEKSNASELKKLLISEFGLLIRDASNFRGLSNQFIRVATLSEDKNQLLIDALTQWSKSNS; encoded by the coding sequence ATGTTACACGGTCACGGCGACGACGCCTATCTCTATACACAGCCTATAAAAGCCAATTTCTCGACGAACATCTGGTATGGCGGCAGATCTGAGGCGCTAAAGACCTTTATTCAAGCAAGCTGGGATAAGATACATGCTTACCCTGAGCCTGCAGCCGAGAGTCTTTGCGACTTAATTGCTCAGGATCTGGATATTGGTACGGATCAGGTTCTGGCCTGCAACGGGGCCACTGAGGCCTTCTACTTAATTGCACAGGCCTTTCATTCAAAGACTTCGACTATTATGATCCCGACTTTTGCTGAGTATGAGGATGCCTGCAATGTGAACAGACATCAGCTTAAATTCCACAATTGGGCTGATTTAAAAGGAACCACCCTCTTTTCAGAAGGTCTGGTTTGGCTTTGCAACCCCAATAACCCTGATGGTCGTGTTGTTGAGAAGGCTTTCCTAAAATCTCTTCTTAAAAATAACATTAAGAGCACTTTTGTGGTGGATGAAGCCTATATCGACTTTACTGATGCGATTTCATCTGCAATCGATTTGATTGATAAGCACCCAAATTTGATTTTGGTGAAGTCATTGACTAAAAACTTCTCCATACCCGGCCTGAGATTGGGCTATTTGATCGCAAACAGGGCTATGGTACAGAATATCCGATTTTTCAAGCCTCCCTGGACGGTTAATTCCATAGCAATTGAGGCTGGAAAGTACATTTTGCAAAGGAAGGAGAGCTTTCTGCCTCCCGTAAAACAGTACAAATCAGACCAAAAGGAATTTTCTGAAAAACTGGCTCAAATTCCAGGTCTTAAAATATGGTCTTCAAAAACTTCCTATTTTTTGATCGAACTAGAGAAATCAAATGCTTCAGAACTTAAAAAGCTGCTAATTTCAGAATTTGGCTTGCTCATTCGTGATGCAAGTAACTTTCGAGGACTCAGCAACCAATTTATTCGTGTCGCCACCTTATCCGAAGACAAAAACCAACTTTTAATAGACGCACTGACCCAATGGAGCAAATCGAACTCATAA